The DNA segment CCTCAGGGGTTTCCCCTGGTAAGCCCATCAGGATTGTGGCAAGCGCTACCCAGCCATGGTCCTCCATGAAAGAAAGCGAAGACAGAACAGTCTCGGGCCATTCATCAGGTTTGAAGGGTCTACATTTTCCAGCCATATATTTCTCAATCAGCCTGGGGCTGCCGCTTTCAATGCCTACTTCAACAGCTGCGACCTGTTTGTTCCTGAATGCCCATTTCGACTTCTCCCTTAGAGTTTCAGCTACTTGTCCAGCTAATGCCTTGTCAGCGTGAACGGTGGCTAGGTTTGCATGCGTCACTTGAATTGATTCAACTTCATTGATGTTGCTGACAGCGTTTAGGAGACCGTTGACAGCCTCTCTGTTGGGAACGAAGTTTGCCCCCTTCGCCCCATACATGAAAATATCCTCAGTCACCAGGAGAACATCGCGCACGCCACAGCTGACGTTCAACTTGACTTCATGAACGACTCTTTCTACAGGGATGACCTTCCTGCGTACCATGGTTGGTGAGCAGAAGCCGCAGCCTCTTCCGCATCCTCTTGATATTTCAACTGCGCCGTAGATGGTAGGTTTGATTATTGGGGAAATATCGTCGATGTCAACTTGCTTTCCTTCGATCACTTTGGGCAAATTTCGACCTTTGACGAGTTTCCAGAAGACTTCGGGCGCCGTTACGTCTCCTTCGCCCGTGAACACAACGTCCACTTGGAACGTGTTGTTGACTTCGGGGCGCAGAAACTGCCATGACCCAGGGCCTCCAACGATTATTTTTGCTCCGCTTTTCTGTTGAGCCCTTTTGACGTTTTTGATGAGTCGCTTGTATTCGGTTTTGTTTATGGGTTCGCCTAGGTCGAAGACTGAGGAGTATGTTAATGATACGTATGCGAAGCCAAATGGGTCTTTTGCTGAGATTCCTATGACTTTTGTATCAGGTCCCACAGTTTTTTCTAGATCATCAGGGTGCACCACAGCTATGTCT comes from the Candidatus Bathyarchaeia archaeon genome and includes:
- a CDS encoding radical SAM protein, giving the protein MQKSSPLIVLTGPSTEMSDYEGNLIIPFAAGFSKPWFIPRFFLKKTFFKPVPSNSLEVTKAPLSLRRLEASLVKSGFKPQDIAVVHPDDLEKTVGPDTKVIGISAKDPFGFAYVSLTYSSVFDLGEPINKTEYKRLIKNVKRAQQKSGAKIIVGGPGSWQFLRPEVNNTFQVDVVFTGEGDVTAPEVFWKLVKGRNLPKVIEGKQVDIDDISPIIKPTIYGAVEISRGCGRGCGFCSPTMVRRKVIPVERVVHEVKLNVSCGVRDVLLVTEDIFMYGAKGANFVPNREAVNGLLNAVSNINEVESIQVTHANLATVHADKALAGQVAETLREKSKWAFRNKQVAAVEVGIESGSPRLIEKYMAGKCRPFKPDEWPETVLSSLSFMEDHGWVALATILMGLPGETPEDTQHTIKLIQNIDNLGLNTFLVPLIFVPLGTCSLRDSALKFFNDLSETQVEVFASAWEHNIRLWGPSFFNHPPYTSKWAKLGFKFLCDLLYNLKYRRGDTGRKTIARRTLDAINQAM